A stretch of Amycolatopsis balhimycina FH 1894 DNA encodes these proteins:
- a CDS encoding AAA family ATPase: MSVSGLAARLAAARAGALVGREPERAVLDRMLSGAADAPVVVYLHGPGGIGKSSLVRYAAGQAELTGRRVVHVDARLLDADPRRLEQAAALACAEPGAVLLIDTFEHCQGLESWLRDTFLLRLADGALVVLASRVAPDVEWSLDPGWAQLFIALPVRALDAGQADALLAARGVPAEQRGAFVAFAGGSPLALSLAASVPAAAPGTPWEPTGDVLTTLVDRLVGELPGAAHRRVLEVVAQAYVTREPLLRAVLGEEDTAAVFSWLRQQPYIEATPEGLHPHDAVRATLEADLRWRDPERYDDVRVRISVACLQAVRSASEDDALMRVAEWMFLSRDQGGSDTAYEWRAHPQVEDTPLRPGDAPEVLRMAEEAEGPASAAAAAHWVRRQPGAFRVYRYAGSTAPVAFMAMLRLDAPLPEDQAEDPVIAAVWEHVEATAPVGWGEHLGIRRFAVQPGWHQRPSPLMDLVSRRTIAEEMRTRGRAVTFTVFEDGERWRRYLALAGLLEVAAVDVGGRRQHVFGRDWRRQPVERWVEDRVRAGVVPEAGWTAAPSPDGSGDEVPRAAFEAALLEALRTWHAPREFATSVLLRSHLVPASSADPVADLRGAITAALDALQVDSVGVKAYEALTARYIAVSRTHKGAARRLGVPYGTYRRHLALAKERLVEQLRQ, from the coding sequence GTGAGCGTTTCAGGACTGGCGGCCCGCCTGGCTGCGGCACGAGCCGGCGCGCTGGTGGGCCGGGAACCGGAGCGAGCGGTGCTCGACCGGATGCTCTCCGGAGCAGCGGACGCTCCGGTCGTGGTGTACCTGCACGGCCCTGGCGGCATCGGCAAGTCCTCGCTGGTGCGCTACGCCGCCGGACAGGCGGAACTCACCGGCCGCCGGGTGGTGCACGTCGACGCCCGGTTGCTCGACGCGGATCCGCGCCGGCTCGAACAGGCCGCGGCCCTCGCGTGCGCCGAGCCCGGCGCGGTGCTGCTGATCGACACCTTCGAGCACTGCCAGGGGCTGGAGTCGTGGCTGCGCGACACCTTCCTGCTGCGGCTGGCCGATGGTGCGCTCGTCGTCCTCGCCAGCAGAGTCGCGCCTGACGTCGAATGGTCGCTGGACCCCGGCTGGGCGCAGCTGTTCATCGCGCTGCCCGTGCGGGCGCTCGACGCCGGGCAGGCCGACGCCCTGCTCGCCGCCCGTGGCGTTCCCGCCGAGCAGCGCGGTGCCTTCGTCGCCTTCGCCGGCGGCAGCCCGCTCGCCCTTTCCCTCGCCGCCTCCGTGCCTGCCGCCGCGCCGGGCACGCCGTGGGAGCCCACCGGCGACGTGCTGACGACGTTGGTCGACCGGCTGGTGGGCGAGTTGCCCGGCGCCGCTCACCGGCGCGTGCTCGAGGTCGTCGCGCAGGCCTACGTCACCCGCGAGCCGCTGCTGCGGGCGGTGCTCGGTGAGGAGGACACCGCGGCGGTGTTCTCGTGGCTGCGGCAGCAGCCCTACATCGAGGCCACGCCCGAAGGCCTGCATCCGCACGACGCGGTGCGGGCCACGCTCGAGGCCGACCTGCGCTGGCGGGATCCCGAGCGCTACGACGACGTCCGCGTCCGCATCTCCGTCGCGTGTTTGCAGGCGGTGCGCTCGGCGTCCGAGGACGACGCGCTGATGCGCGTCGCGGAGTGGATGTTCCTCTCCCGGGACCAGGGCGGTTCGGACACCGCCTACGAGTGGCGAGCACATCCGCAGGTCGAGGACACCCCGCTCCGGCCAGGTGACGCGCCCGAGGTGCTGCGTATGGCCGAGGAGGCCGAGGGCCCGGCCTCGGCGGCCGCGGCCGCGCACTGGGTGCGCCGCCAGCCAGGGGCCTTCCGTGTCTACCGCTACGCGGGCTCCACCGCACCGGTGGCGTTCATGGCCATGCTGCGGCTGGACGCGCCGCTGCCCGAAGACCAGGCCGAGGACCCGGTGATCGCGGCCGTCTGGGAGCACGTGGAGGCGACCGCTCCCGTGGGGTGGGGTGAGCACCTGGGCATCCGGCGGTTCGCGGTGCAACCGGGCTGGCACCAGCGGCCCTCGCCCCTGATGGATCTGGTCAGCCGGCGCACCATCGCCGAGGAGATGCGGACCCGGGGACGGGCGGTGACCTTCACCGTCTTCGAGGACGGCGAGCGGTGGCGGCGCTACCTCGCCCTCGCCGGGCTGCTGGAGGTCGCGGCGGTGGATGTCGGCGGACGGCGGCAGCACGTCTTCGGCCGGGATTGGCGACGGCAACCGGTGGAGCGGTGGGTGGAAGACCGGGTTCGTGCCGGGGTCGTGCCCGAAGCGGGGTGGACCGCGGCTCCGTCCCCGGATGGCTCGGGAGACGAGGTGCCGCGGGCCGCGTTCGAGGCGGCCCTGCTCGAGGCGCTGCGCACGTGGCACGCGCCGCGGGAGTTCGCGACCAGCGTCCTGCTGCGCTCGCATCTCGTGCCGGCGAGTTCGGCCGATCCCGTGGCGGACCTGCGCGGCGCGATCACCGCCGCGCTCGACGCGCTGCAGGTCGACTCGGTCGGCGTCAAGGCCTACGAGGCACTCACCGCCAGGTACATCGCGGTCTCCCGGACACACAAGGGCGCCGCCCGGCGGCTGGGCGTGCCCTACGGCACCTACCGGCGCCACCTCGCGCTGGCCAAGGAACGCCTCGTCGAGCAGCTGAGGCAATAG
- a CDS encoding NAD(P)H-dependent oxidoreductase gives MSIPYCSLAVLCAGAGYARPTRLLADRITESVCAVLAAGGVRAEVEVLELGRLAPDLAQCAAGGQASLDLREAIAVVVTADGLVVATPVVATSPSDVFTSFFGILRGGVLSGMPVLLAANSGSRRQPPDIGPVLRGRLSCLHAEPVPTVVVAGPQDWQEPADGGSGRLRERIDQATAELAAVLVSRGR, from the coding sequence ATGAGCATCCCGTATTGCTCGCTGGCCGTCCTGTGTGCCGGTGCCGGCTACGCGCGTCCCACCCGCCTGCTGGCGGACCGGATCACGGAGTCCGTCTGCGCGGTGCTCGCGGCCGGTGGTGTGCGGGCCGAGGTGGAGGTGCTGGAGCTGGGCCGGCTGGCGCCCGACCTCGCTCAGTGCGCCGCCGGGGGCCAGGCCAGCCTCGACCTGCGCGAGGCGATCGCGGTGGTCGTGACGGCCGACGGGCTCGTGGTGGCGACACCGGTGGTCGCCACTTCTCCCAGCGATGTCTTCACCTCGTTCTTCGGCATCCTGCGGGGTGGGGTGCTGTCCGGCATGCCGGTGCTGCTCGCAGCCAACAGTGGCTCGCGCCGGCAGCCACCCGACATCGGGCCGGTGCTGCGCGGGCGTCTCAGCTGCTTGCACGCCGAACCGGTGCCCACCGTTGTCGTCGCCGGCCCGCAGGACTGGCAGGAACCGGCTGACGGCGGTTCGGGGCGGCTGCGCGAACGCATCGACCAGGCCACCGCCGAGCTCGCCGCGGTACTGGTGTCCCGGGGCCGGTGA
- a CDS encoding NADP-dependent oxidoreductase, which translates to MKAVRFHDYGAPDVLRYEDVEQPTPSAGEVRVRVAATSFNPIDASVRTGNMRGPMPVALPHTPGRDVAGTVDALGEGVDGFEAGAAVIGFLPMTDDGASAEYVLAPAEVLTPAPKSIPLPDAAALPVVGLTAWQALFDHGKLTAGQRVLINGAGGAVGGYAVQLAHNAGAYVIATVSPRSSDAVKSAGADEVVDHTTAGVPAAVTEPVDVVLNLAPVDPAELTALATLVRPGGIVVNTTVWMPAPSDEERGVRGIDLFVRSDADQLAQLVALVDRGDLRVEVADRVPLAELPALHARAADGAVRGKVVVLPPTA; encoded by the coding sequence ATGAAGGCAGTGCGTTTCCACGATTACGGCGCCCCCGACGTCCTGCGCTACGAAGACGTGGAGCAGCCCACGCCCAGTGCCGGTGAAGTCCGGGTCCGCGTCGCCGCGACGTCGTTCAACCCCATCGACGCCAGTGTGCGCACGGGAAACATGCGCGGCCCCATGCCGGTGGCGCTTCCGCACACTCCCGGCCGCGACGTCGCGGGCACGGTCGATGCACTGGGCGAGGGGGTCGACGGCTTCGAGGCCGGTGCCGCGGTCATCGGTTTCCTGCCGATGACCGACGATGGCGCGTCCGCGGAGTACGTTCTCGCCCCGGCCGAGGTCCTGACGCCGGCGCCGAAGAGCATCCCGCTGCCCGACGCGGCCGCGTTGCCGGTGGTCGGCCTCACCGCGTGGCAGGCGCTGTTCGACCACGGCAAGCTGACGGCCGGGCAGCGCGTGCTGATCAACGGCGCCGGCGGAGCGGTCGGCGGCTACGCCGTGCAGCTGGCGCACAATGCCGGCGCCTATGTGATCGCCACGGTCAGTCCGCGCAGCAGCGACGCGGTCAAGTCCGCCGGTGCCGACGAAGTCGTCGACCACACCACCGCCGGCGTGCCGGCGGCGGTGACCGAGCCGGTCGACGTCGTGCTCAACCTCGCCCCGGTCGACCCGGCCGAGCTGACCGCGCTCGCCACCCTGGTCCGTCCCGGCGGGATCGTGGTCAACACGACGGTGTGGATGCCCGCACCCAGCGACGAAGAACGTGGCGTGCGGGGCATCGACCTGTTCGTCCGCAGCGACGCCGACCAGCTGGCGCAGCTGGTGGCGCTGGTCGACCGCGGTGACCTGCGCGTCGAGGTCGCCGATCGGGTGCCGCTGGCCGAGCTGCCGGCGCTGCACGCACGGGCCGCCGACGGCGCGGTGCGCGGCAAGGTCGTCGTCCTCCCGCCCACCGCCTGA